Proteins encoded within one genomic window of Brassica rapa cultivar Chiifu-401-42 chromosome A09, CAAS_Brap_v3.01, whole genome shotgun sequence:
- the LOC117128385 gene encoding uncharacterized protein LOC117128385, with protein MGSQSRGSPSHVQDSVSPHSSYHTSPSPLLAPAAPAPAAAPAPGPAAAPGPLGVMRVAELVRQPGRDHLPYLTEYPHGHGQTWFNRSGNGISAWINRMMYSALDSGHPTFTHFPESTDR; from the exons atggggagccagtctcggggttctcccagccatgttcaggattccgtttcgccccacagctcataccatacatctccctctccattactcgctcctgctgctcccgctcccgctgctgcacccgctcctggtcccgctgctgcacccggtcCTCTGGGAGTGATGAgggttgcggagttggttcgacagcccggtcgtgaccatcttccctatctcactgagtatccacatggacatggtcaaacatg gttcaaccgatccgggaatgggatcagcgcatggatcaaccgtatgatgtactcggccctcgacagcggacatccgactttcactcacttccct